Proteins encoded by one window of Pseudomonas tructae:
- a CDS encoding DUF3302 domain-containing protein, whose translation MLDYFALGVLIFVGLVLFYGIIVLHDIPYEIAVHRNHPHQDAIHATGWVSLFTLHALWPFLWIWAMLYREDRGWGFGDGKSPQNHVLRLEQQVLELQQRLERLEAQSAAVDTDKGV comes from the coding sequence ATGCTTGATTACTTTGCCTTGGGTGTGTTGATTTTCGTCGGCCTGGTGCTGTTCTACGGGATCATCGTGTTGCACGATATCCCCTACGAAATCGCCGTGCACCGTAACCACCCGCACCAGGATGCAATCCATGCCACCGGCTGGGTCAGCCTGTTCACCCTGCATGCGCTGTGGCCCTTCTTGTGGATCTGGGCAATGCTCTACCGCGAAGACCGTGGCTGGGGTTTTGGCGACGGCAAGTCGCCGCAAAACCATGTGCTGCGCCTGGAGCAACAGGTGCTCGAGCTGCAACAGCGTCTTGAGCGCCTGGAAGCGCAATCGGCCGCTGTCGATACCGACAAAGGCGTCTGA
- a CDS encoding PqiC family protein — MAHASRFAVLGLALLLAACRSDPIHYHTLIPQQPVPASAAAVQLEQVSVPPQVDRPQVVIRQGNSGLAILETEWWGATLVDELRNALANQFSGTSAAPRLGLRVDVQRFDSVPGQYALFDARWRLRSANGNGGANLDCRSVIQTPAGASIDELVLAHQHNLKRFTELVSQAASGAASRCPAVH, encoded by the coding sequence ATGGCGCATGCCTCAAGATTTGCCGTGTTGGGCCTGGCCCTGTTGCTGGCCGCCTGCCGCAGCGACCCGATCCACTACCACACGCTGATCCCGCAGCAACCGGTGCCGGCCAGTGCCGCAGCGGTGCAACTGGAGCAGGTCAGCGTGCCGCCGCAGGTCGACCGCCCGCAGGTGGTGATCCGCCAGGGCAACAGCGGCCTGGCGATCCTGGAGACCGAATGGTGGGGGGCGACCCTGGTCGACGAGTTGCGCAATGCCCTGGCCAACCAGTTCTCCGGCACCAGCGCCGCGCCACGCCTGGGCCTGCGCGTGGATGTGCAGCGTTTTGACTCGGTGCCCGGGCAGTACGCGCTGTTCGATGCGCGCTGGCGCTTGCGCTCGGCCAATGGCAATGGCGGCGCCAACCTTGACTGTCGCAGCGTGATCCAGACCCCGGCCGGGGCCAGCATCGATGAACTGGTGCTGGCCCACCAGCACAACCTCAAGCGCTTCACCGAACTGGTCAGCCAGGCCGCCAGCGGTGCAGCTAGCCGTTGCCCGGCTGTTCACTAA
- a CDS encoding HlyD family secretion protein, whose protein sequence is MDLLLILTYAAICVAIFKLFRIPLNKWTVPTAVLGGIVMIGALIFTMNYNHPYSEVARSYFVSIPVIPVVTGKVIEVPVRGNQPLEKGDVLFRIDPAPFEHRLRSLKAQIIAARGDLYRINELIKRNFGTRREQEAAIARVDDLQAQLDNAQFELDNTVVRAPSKGFVTHVALRAGMMASALPLRPSMVFIPQEGQYFAAWMRQNSLLRLVPGDEAEVAFDGIPGKVFHGKVNNVIAVIAEGQVQPSGTLIGYTGSPPAGRVPVIIEIDDPAFAPYRQQMPGGAYGQAAVYSQHFEHIATMRKILLRMAAWMNYIFPFH, encoded by the coding sequence ATGGACCTGCTGCTGATCCTCACCTATGCCGCCATCTGCGTGGCGATCTTCAAGCTGTTTCGCATCCCGCTGAACAAGTGGACGGTGCCCACCGCCGTGCTCGGTGGCATCGTCATGATCGGTGCGTTGATTTTCACCATGAACTACAACCACCCGTACTCGGAGGTGGCCCGTTCGTATTTCGTCTCGATACCCGTGATTCCGGTGGTGACCGGCAAGGTCATCGAGGTGCCGGTCAGAGGTAACCAGCCGCTGGAGAAGGGCGATGTACTGTTTCGCATCGACCCGGCACCGTTCGAGCATCGTTTGCGCTCGCTCAAGGCGCAGATCATCGCGGCCAGGGGCGATTTGTATCGTATCAACGAACTGATCAAGCGCAACTTCGGCACCCGCCGCGAGCAGGAAGCGGCGATTGCCCGGGTCGACGACTTGCAGGCGCAACTGGACAATGCCCAGTTCGAACTCGACAACACTGTGGTACGGGCACCCAGCAAGGGCTTTGTCACCCATGTCGCGCTACGCGCCGGGATGATGGCCAGTGCTTTGCCGCTGCGCCCATCGATGGTGTTCATTCCCCAGGAAGGCCAATACTTTGCCGCCTGGATGCGCCAGAACAGCCTGTTGCGCCTGGTGCCGGGCGATGAGGCCGAGGTGGCCTTCGATGGCATTCCGGGCAAGGTCTTTCACGGCAAGGTCAATAACGTCATCGCGGTGATCGCCGAGGGCCAGGTGCAGCCCTCCGGCACCCTGATCGGCTACACCGGCTCACCGCCTGCCGGGCGCGTGCCGGTGATCATCGAGATCGACGACCCGGCTTTTGCCCCGTACCGCCAGCAGATGCCTGGCGGCGCTTATGGCCAGGCGGCGGTGTACAGCCAGCATTTCGAGCATATCGCGACCATGCGCAAGATCCTCCTGCGCATGGCGGCGTGGATGAACTACATCTTTCCGTTCCATTGA
- a CDS encoding paraquat-inducible protein A has product MSRPPRAAELNLVLCHACGMACDNSHHAHTCERCGAPLHAHKPDSLARTWAYLVAALVFYIPANLLPVMNTTLFGSGADSTIMSGVMEFWEHGAWDIALIIFIASIAVPATKFVALGLLLITVQRRSTWAQTQRSRLFRFVELIGYWSMLDVLVVALVAALVKFQALGDIEPRAGILFFGMVVVLTMLAAMSFDPRLIWQHDKEQADD; this is encoded by the coding sequence ATGAGCCGCCCGCCGCGAGCCGCCGAGCTCAACCTGGTGCTCTGTCATGCCTGCGGCATGGCCTGCGATAACAGCCACCATGCGCACACTTGCGAACGCTGCGGCGCGCCGCTGCATGCCCACAAGCCCGACTCCCTGGCCCGCACCTGGGCCTACCTGGTCGCCGCCCTGGTGTTCTACATTCCCGCCAACCTGCTGCCAGTGATGAACACCACACTGTTCGGCAGCGGCGCCGACAGCACCATCATGAGCGGGGTCATGGAGTTCTGGGAACACGGTGCCTGGGACATTGCCCTGATCATCTTCATCGCCAGCATCGCCGTACCGGCCACCAAGTTCGTCGCCCTCGGCCTGCTGCTGATCACCGTACAGCGCCGCAGCACCTGGGCCCAGACCCAGCGCTCGCGGCTGTTCCGTTTTGTCGAGCTGATCGGTTACTGGTCGATGCTCGATGTGCTGGTGGTCGCCCTGGTGGCGGCACTGGTCAAGTTCCAGGCCCTGGGCGACATCGAACCACGCGCTGGCATCCTGTTTTTCGGCATGGTCGTGGTGCTGACCATGCTTGCGGCAATGAGCTTCGACCCACGACTGATCTGGCAGCACGACAAGGAGCAGGCCGATGACTGA
- a CDS encoding PqiB family protein: MTETREDRPQPGAPGVKSRRFSISLVWIVPIVAVLVGLSLVVHNVMQQGPVIEITFKTGQGLEANKTAVKYRNVVIGQVTAVELSQDQKSVTATVKLVKQAENFTREDAKFWVVRARIGAGGVSGIDTLLSGDFIGADSGESSRRAKVFTGLESPPPITYGEPGKRFILHAGDLGSLGVGSPLYYRKIPVGQVVAYELSKDGKGVDIEVFVNAPNDAFITDNTRFWNASGIDVEAGANGFAVRTESLSSILVGGIAFRAPQYNPEDQVASEDKVFELFDNEQTALAPPSGKAQYLALRFEQALRGLKTGAPVEFLGVEIGRVVSINLDFDVEKRTFPVNVGIVIYPQRLGRAHTKLLKAFNHDPDDEKAAAQLLGTFIDNGLRAQARSGNLITGQLYIALDFDPKAPKVVFDPTARPISIPTVPGSLEQLQEQFQAMVERLNRLPVERIANNLDANLVELRKGLQQFNSRTLPGVQGTLQEVSKTLQSANSTLAEDSPQREQLTQTLDELGRMSRSLRDLADYLGRNPESLLRGRPKDAPADSLKPSSRN; this comes from the coding sequence ATGACTGAAACCCGCGAAGACAGGCCACAACCGGGCGCGCCCGGGGTCAAGAGCCGACGCTTCAGCATTTCGCTGGTGTGGATCGTGCCGATTGTCGCGGTGCTGGTGGGCTTGTCGCTGGTGGTGCACAACGTCATGCAGCAAGGGCCGGTCATCGAGATCACCTTCAAGACCGGCCAGGGCCTGGAGGCCAACAAGACGGCGGTCAAGTACCGCAACGTGGTGATCGGCCAGGTGACGGCGGTGGAGCTGAGCCAGGACCAGAAAAGCGTCACCGCCACGGTCAAGCTGGTCAAGCAGGCGGAAAATTTCACCCGCGAAGACGCCAAGTTCTGGGTGGTGCGCGCACGCATCGGCGCCGGCGGCGTGTCGGGTATCGATACGCTGCTGTCCGGCGACTTCATTGGCGCCGACTCCGGCGAGTCGAGCCGCCGTGCCAAAGTGTTCACCGGCCTTGAGTCGCCGCCGCCGATCACCTATGGCGAGCCGGGCAAGCGCTTTATCCTGCACGCCGGCGACCTCGGCTCGCTGGGGGTCGGTTCGCCGCTTTACTACCGCAAGATCCCGGTCGGGCAGGTGGTGGCCTATGAGCTGTCCAAGGACGGCAAGGGCGTGGACATCGAGGTGTTCGTCAACGCCCCGAATGATGCGTTCATCACCGACAACACCCGTTTCTGGAACGCCAGCGGCATCGATGTCGAGGCCGGCGCCAACGGCTTTGCCGTGCGCACCGAATCGCTGTCGTCGATCCTGGTCGGCGGCATTGCCTTCCGCGCCCCGCAGTACAACCCCGAGGACCAGGTGGCCAGCGAGGACAAGGTCTTCGAGCTGTTCGACAACGAGCAAACCGCCCTCGCCCCACCCAGCGGCAAGGCCCAGTACCTGGCCCTGCGCTTCGAGCAGGCCCTGCGCGGCCTGAAGACCGGCGCACCGGTGGAGTTCCTCGGCGTCGAGATTGGCCGGGTGGTGTCGATCAACCTGGACTTCGACGTGGAAAAACGCACCTTCCCGGTCAACGTCGGCATCGTCATCTACCCGCAACGCCTGGGCCGCGCCCATACCAAGCTGCTCAAGGCATTCAACCACGACCCCGACGATGAAAAGGCCGCCGCACAGTTGCTCGGCACCTTCATCGACAACGGCCTGCGTGCCCAGGCCCGCAGCGGCAACCTGATCACCGGGCAGTTGTACATCGCCCTGGATTTCGACCCCAAGGCACCCAAGGTGGTGTTCGACCCCACGGCCCGGCCGATCAGCATTCCCACCGTACCAGGCAGCCTTGAGCAACTGCAGGAACAGTTCCAGGCCATGGTCGAGCGCCTCAACCGCCTGCCGGTGGAGCGCATCGCCAACAACCTGGACGCCAACCTGGTGGAGTTGCGCAAGGGCTTGCAACAGTTCAACAGCCGCACCTTGCCGGGTGTTCAGGGCACCTTGCAGGAAGTCAGCAAGACCCTGCAGTCAGCCAATTCGACCCTGGCCGAAGACTCTCCCCAGCGTGAGCAGTTGACCCAGACCCTGGATGAGCTGGGGCGCATGTCGCGCTCGCTGCGGGACCTGGCCGACTACCTGGGCCGCAACCCCGAATCGCTGCTGCGGGGCAGGCCCAAGGATGCCCCGGCCGACTCACTGAAACCTTCGTCGCGCAATTGA
- a CDS encoding paraquat-inducible protein A, translating into MLDTHQLIICEHCDCVYQKVSLGKHQKALCQCCGAVLQRYNGLSVQQRLALSVTALILWVFANFYPIMSISLKGLHNSATLWDSVRALATGPITFIALVAAISIIIAPVFQLLLLIWVLGFALAGGRAPGFILCMRWLETLRPWSMLEVCLLGAMVAVFKLAGMLDVLPGIGLFALAVLSLLILRIAGRDIRELWELLP; encoded by the coding sequence ATGCTGGATACTCATCAGCTGATCATCTGCGAACATTGCGATTGCGTGTACCAGAAGGTCAGCCTCGGCAAGCACCAGAAAGCCCTGTGCCAGTGCTGTGGCGCCGTGCTGCAGCGCTATAACGGCCTGAGCGTGCAGCAACGCCTGGCCTTGAGCGTCACCGCGCTGATCCTCTGGGTGTTCGCCAACTTCTACCCGATCATGAGCATCAGCCTCAAAGGCCTGCACAACAGCGCCACGCTATGGGACTCGGTGCGGGCGCTGGCCACCGGGCCGATCACCTTCATCGCCCTGGTGGCAGCAATTTCGATCATCATCGCCCCGGTGTTCCAGTTGCTGCTGCTGATCTGGGTCCTGGGCTTTGCCCTGGCTGGCGGCCGCGCCCCAGGGTTTATCCTGTGCATGCGCTGGCTGGAAACCCTGCGGCCCTGGAGCATGCTCGAGGTATGCCTGCTCGGCGCCATGGTCGCGGTGTTCAAGCTGGCCGGCATGCTCGATGTGTTGCCCGGCATCGGCCTGTTTGCCCTGGCGGTGCTGAGCCTGCTGATCCTGCGTATCGCCGGGCGCGATATTCGTGAACTCTGGGAGCTGTTGCCATGA
- a CDS encoding DUF2092 domain-containing protein, whose translation MKPLDCVLGLLLAVQPLYALAEQTTPGQTVRNPRVIDKVIDMGEYLRSLKAFKVSAQVTRDTVLDSGQKIKSQSLNVLQVAGKDRLYARSEGDTRTLEFFYDGKQLTQYSPYLKYYTTVEAPPSLTETLHRLENYYGIQVPLEDLFLFGSDQAQIDAVQSALYIGPATINGQLCDHLAFRQADVDWQLWLTRAEQPLPCKLVITTTSEASAPEYSAEYSWNLAPDSKQVKFRFVPGKGDVAIPLKKASE comes from the coding sequence ATGAAACCGCTCGACTGTGTTCTGGGCCTGCTGCTGGCGGTCCAGCCGCTGTATGCCCTGGCCGAACAAACCACGCCCGGGCAGACGGTGCGCAACCCGCGGGTGATCGACAAGGTCATCGACATGGGCGAGTACCTGCGCAGCCTCAAGGCCTTCAAGGTCAGTGCCCAGGTCACGCGCGACACGGTGCTGGACTCGGGGCAGAAGATCAAAAGCCAGTCGCTCAATGTCTTGCAGGTGGCCGGCAAGGATCGGCTGTATGCCCGCAGCGAAGGCGATACCCGCACCCTTGAGTTCTTCTATGACGGCAAGCAACTGACCCAGTATTCGCCGTACCTCAAGTACTACACCACGGTCGAGGCGCCGCCGAGCCTGACCGAGACCTTGCACCGCCTGGAAAACTACTACGGTATTCAGGTGCCCCTTGAAGACCTGTTCCTGTTCGGCAGCGACCAGGCCCAGATCGATGCCGTGCAAAGCGCGCTGTACATCGGCCCTGCAACCATCAACGGCCAGTTGTGCGACCACCTGGCGTTTCGCCAGGCCGATGTCGACTGGCAACTGTGGCTGACCCGCGCCGAGCAGCCGCTGCCCTGCAAGCTGGTGATCACCACCACCAGTGAGGCCAGCGCACCGGAATACAGCGCCGAGTACAGCTGGAACCTTGCACCCGACAGCAAGCAGGTGAAGTTCCGCTTCGTGCCGGGCAAGGGCGATGTCGCCATCCCATTGAAAAAAGCCAGCGAGTAG
- a CDS encoding chaperone NapD, whose amino-acid sequence MDDSVHIASLVVLVRPELFEAVKANLCLLDNLELHQHSPAGKLVVVLEANAEAQILQRIEQINNLPGVLNAALIYHELLAPEGDLP is encoded by the coding sequence ATGGATGACAGCGTGCATATCGCAAGCCTGGTTGTGCTCGTACGCCCCGAGCTGTTCGAGGCGGTCAAGGCCAACCTGTGCCTGCTCGACAACCTTGAGCTGCATCAGCACAGCCCCGCCGGCAAGCTGGTGGTGGTGCTTGAGGCCAACGCCGAAGCGCAGATCCTGCAGCGCATCGAACAGATCAACAACCTGCCCGGCGTGCTCAATGCCGCGCTGATCTACCACGAACTCCTCGCCCCAGAAGGAGACCTGCCATGA
- the napA gene encoding nitrate reductase catalytic subunit NapA has protein sequence MSMTRREFAKAQAAAIAAAAAGLPIVTSASNLVTEADLVSLDWNKAPCRFCGTGCSVMVATRDNRVVATHGDIKAEVNRGLNCVKGYFLSKIMYGNDRLTQPLLRMRNGQYDKQGEFQPISWEQAFDIMAAKYKQALKDKGPESIGMFGSGQWTVWEGYAANKLMKAGFRSNNIDPNARHCMASAVMGFMRTFGMDEPMGCYDDIEATDAFVLWGSNMAEMHPILWSRVTDRRLSQPQVKVAVLSTFEHRSFDLADIPMVFKPQTDLLILNYIANHIIESGAVNQDFISKHTRFALGADDIGYGLRASDPREAKAKNADKANTWSDIDFKQFAAFVRPYTLQRAAKESGVPEERLKALAELYADPKRKVVSFWTMGFNQHTRGVWANNLIYNIHLLTGKISEPGNSPFSLTGQPSACGTAREVGTFSHRLPADLVVTNPKHRATAEKIWKLPAGTIQEKVGFHAVQQSRMLKDGVLNVYWTQASNNMHAGPNIMQEVLPGWRKPENFVIVSDVYPTVSAQAADLILPSAMWVEKEGAYGNAERRTQFWHQLVTAPGEARSDLWQLMEFSKRFTTDEVWPAELLAKAPEYQGKTLFEVLYSNGQVDQFPLEQLEPGFLNDEAKAFGFYPQKGLFEEYAQFGRGHGHDLASFDRYHSERGLRWPVVDGKETRWRYREGLDPYVEQGSGVQFYGYPDKKAIIFALPYEPPAEAPDADYPFWLSTGRVLEHWHTGTMTQRVEELYKAVPDALVYMHPDDAKALNARRGSEVRLVSRRGEIRARIETRGRNKPPRGLVFVPFFDANKLINKVTLDATDPISKQTDYKKCAIRIELISVA, from the coding sequence ATGAGCATGACCCGCCGTGAATTTGCCAAGGCCCAGGCCGCCGCCATCGCCGCTGCAGCGGCGGGCCTGCCGATCGTGACCAGCGCCAGTAACCTTGTGACCGAAGCCGACCTGGTCAGCCTGGACTGGAACAAAGCGCCCTGCCGCTTCTGCGGCACCGGTTGCAGCGTTATGGTGGCGACCCGCGACAACCGCGTGGTGGCGACCCATGGCGACATCAAGGCTGAGGTCAACCGCGGCCTGAACTGCGTCAAGGGCTACTTCCTGTCGAAGATCATGTACGGCAATGACCGCCTGACCCAGCCGTTGCTGCGCATGCGCAACGGCCAGTACGACAAGCAGGGCGAGTTCCAGCCGATCAGCTGGGAGCAGGCCTTCGACATCATGGCCGCCAAGTACAAGCAAGCGCTCAAGGACAAAGGCCCGGAATCGATCGGCATGTTTGGCTCCGGGCAGTGGACCGTGTGGGAAGGCTACGCCGCCAACAAGCTGATGAAGGCCGGCTTTCGCAGCAACAACATCGACCCCAATGCCCGCCACTGCATGGCCTCGGCGGTCATGGGCTTCATGCGCACCTTCGGCATGGACGAGCCGATGGGCTGCTACGACGATATCGAGGCCACCGATGCCTTCGTGCTCTGGGGCTCGAACATGGCCGAGATGCACCCGATCCTCTGGAGCCGGGTCACCGACCGGCGCCTGAGCCAGCCCCAGGTCAAGGTCGCAGTGCTGTCGACCTTCGAGCACCGCAGCTTTGACCTGGCGGACATCCCCATGGTGTTCAAGCCGCAGACCGACCTGCTGATCCTCAACTACATCGCCAACCACATCATCGAAAGCGGCGCGGTGAACCAGGACTTCATCAGCAAGCACACGCGCTTTGCCCTCGGCGCCGATGACATCGGTTACGGCCTGCGGGCCAGCGATCCGCGCGAAGCCAAGGCAAAAAACGCAGACAAGGCCAACACCTGGAGCGACATCGACTTCAAGCAGTTCGCCGCCTTCGTTCGGCCCTATACCCTGCAGCGCGCAGCCAAGGAATCGGGCGTGCCCGAAGAGCGCCTGAAGGCGCTGGCCGAGTTGTACGCCGACCCCAAGCGCAAGGTGGTGTCGTTCTGGACCATGGGCTTCAACCAGCACACCCGTGGGGTCTGGGCCAACAACCTGATCTACAACATCCACCTGCTCACCGGCAAAATCAGCGAGCCGGGCAACAGTCCCTTCTCGCTCACCGGCCAGCCCTCGGCCTGCGGCACCGCCCGCGAAGTGGGGACCTTCTCGCACCGCTTGCCTGCGGACCTGGTGGTAACCAACCCCAAGCACCGCGCCACCGCCGAAAAAATCTGGAAACTGCCCGCCGGCACTATTCAGGAAAAAGTCGGCTTTCATGCGGTGCAGCAGAGCCGCATGCTCAAGGATGGAGTGCTCAACGTCTACTGGACCCAGGCCAGCAACAACATGCACGCAGGTCCCAACATCATGCAGGAGGTGCTGCCAGGCTGGCGCAAGCCGGAGAACTTCGTGATCGTCTCGGATGTCTACCCGACCGTGTCGGCCCAGGCCGCCGACCTGATCCTGCCGAGCGCCATGTGGGTGGAAAAAGAAGGCGCCTACGGCAATGCCGAGCGCCGCACCCAGTTCTGGCATCAGTTGGTGACGGCCCCGGGCGAGGCGCGCTCGGACCTGTGGCAACTGATGGAGTTTTCCAAGCGTTTTACCACCGATGAGGTATGGCCCGCCGAGCTGCTGGCCAAGGCTCCGGAGTACCAGGGCAAGACCCTGTTCGAGGTGCTGTACAGCAATGGTCAGGTCGACCAGTTCCCGCTCGAGCAACTGGAGCCCGGATTCCTCAACGATGAAGCCAAGGCCTTTGGCTTCTACCCGCAAAAGGGCCTGTTCGAAGAATATGCCCAGTTTGGCCGTGGCCATGGGCATGACCTGGCCAGCTTCGACCGTTACCACAGCGAGCGAGGCCTGCGCTGGCCGGTGGTCGATGGCAAGGAAACCCGCTGGCGCTACCGCGAAGGCCTCGATCCGTACGTGGAGCAAGGCAGCGGCGTGCAGTTCTACGGCTACCCGGACAAGAAGGCGATCATCTTCGCCCTGCCCTACGAGCCCCCTGCCGAAGCGCCCGACGCCGACTACCCGTTCTGGCTCAGCACCGGCCGGGTGCTGGAGCATTGGCACACCGGGACCATGACCCAGCGCGTCGAAGAGCTGTACAAGGCGGTGCCCGATGCCCTGGTGTACATGCACCCGGACGACGCCAAGGCGCTCAATGCCCGCCGTGGCAGTGAGGTCAGGCTGGTCAGCCGGCGCGGCGAGATACGCGCGCGCATCGAGACCCGTGGCCGCAACAAGCCGCCGCGCGGCCTGGTGTTCGTGCCGTTTTTCGATGCCAACAAACTGATCAACAAGGTCACCCTGGACGCCACCGACCCGATCTCCAAACAAACCGACTACAAGAAATGCGCCATACGCATCGAGCTGATCAGCGTGGCCTGA
- a CDS encoding nitrate reductase cytochrome c-type subunit, whose translation MPIRSLPLLMFAVISLALAAEVDYPLDAPGPDGRRPGGTLTQSLPAPPLANDENKDLKRERNYPDQPPTIPHTIRGYQIDINGNKCLSCHSRANSARSQAPMISITHYMDRDGQTLAAVSPRRYFCTQCHVAQKEVQPLVGNSFETIDKLLQDDANAAQKP comes from the coding sequence ATGCCTATTCGCAGCCTGCCGTTGCTGATGTTCGCCGTCATTAGCCTTGCGCTCGCCGCCGAGGTCGACTACCCCCTCGACGCCCCGGGCCCGGACGGTCGCCGCCCCGGTGGCACCCTGACCCAGAGCCTGCCCGCGCCGCCGCTGGCCAACGACGAGAACAAGGACCTCAAGCGCGAACGCAACTACCCCGACCAGCCGCCGACCATTCCGCACACCATTCGCGGCTACCAGATCGACATCAACGGCAACAAGTGCCTGTCCTGCCACAGCCGCGCCAACAGCGCGCGCAGCCAGGCGCCCATGATCAGCATCACCCATTACATGGACCGTGACGGCCAGACCCTGGCGGCGGTATCGCCACGGCGCTACTTCTGCACCCAGTGCCATGTCGCGCAAAAAGAGGTGCAGCCACTGGTGGGCAACAGCTTCGAAACCATCGACAAGCTGCTGCAGGACGACGCCAACGCCGCGCAAAAGCCCTGA
- the napE gene encoding periplasmic nitrate reductase, NapE protein, with protein sequence MSLAEEHKIARRKETLLFVFLIVCLFPLLSVAIVGGYGFLVWFFQLVYGPPGPPHG encoded by the coding sequence ATGTCATTGGCTGAAGAACACAAAATAGCGCGCAGAAAGGAAACCCTGCTGTTCGTGTTTCTGATTGTCTGCCTGTTCCCCCTGCTGTCGGTCGCCATCGTTGGCGGCTACGGTTTTCTCGTCTGGTTTTTCCAACTTGTGTATGGCCCGCCCGGCCCTCCCCATGGATGA
- a CDS encoding cytochrome c3 family protein produces MQALFRLLKEYWGVLWRPSVYYSLGFLTLGGFVAGIIFWGGFNTALEVTNTEKFCTSCHEMRDNVFVELKDTIHYSNRSGVRASCPDCHVPHEWTHKIARKMQASKEVWGKLFGTIDTREKFLAHRRELAEHEWARLKANDSRECRNCHNFEFMDFTRQSKRAATMHSTALASGQATCIDCHKGIAHKLPDMRGVPGW; encoded by the coding sequence ATGCAAGCACTGTTCAGGCTGCTCAAGGAATACTGGGGGGTGCTCTGGCGCCCGAGCGTCTACTACAGCCTGGGGTTCCTGACCCTGGGCGGGTTCGTTGCCGGGATCATCTTCTGGGGCGGCTTCAATACCGCGCTCGAAGTGACCAACACCGAGAAGTTCTGCACCTCCTGCCATGAAATGCGCGACAACGTGTTCGTCGAGCTCAAGGACACCATCCACTACAGCAACCGCTCCGGCGTGCGCGCCAGTTGCCCGGACTGCCACGTGCCGCATGAATGGACGCACAAGATCGCGCGCAAGATGCAAGCCTCCAAAGAGGTGTGGGGCAAGCTCTTCGGCACCATCGACACCCGCGAAAAATTCCTCGCCCACCGCCGCGAGCTGGCCGAGCATGAATGGGCGCGGCTCAAGGCCAACGACTCACGCGAATGCCGCAACTGCCACAACTTCGAGTTCATGGACTTCACTCGCCAGAGCAAGCGCGCAGCGACCATGCACTCGACGGCCCTGGCCAGCGGTCAGGCCACTTGCATCGACTGCCACAAGGGCATCGCCCACAAACTGCCGGATATGCGCGGGGTCCCGGGCTGGTAG